A window of Halovivax gelatinilyticus genomic DNA:
TATCATAGTAGGAGCTGCAATCGCCGCCCCCGGCTATTTTGCGGTGTCTGGCGCAGATTCACTCGACGACGTCTCGGTCTCGACCATGGCCGCACTTGGATTGCTTGCGTTCGGTGGGTGGCTCTTTTATGCCGTCGTGTTGCGGCTCACGACCGAGTTCGTGGTACCGATCATGATCGAAGATGCCGTCGGCATCAGGGCCGGATGGAAGCGGTTCCTATCGAGTCTACGTTCTCACCCCGGTGAGTACGCGGTGTACGTCGTTCTCGCGACCATCATCAGCGTTATCGCCTCGATCGCGATCGGGATACTCTGGGTCCTCTCGATGATCGTCCTCGCGATTCCGTTCTTCCTGCTCGTCGTGCTCGCCTTCTTGCTGGGTCCGTTCGCGATCCCGCTTGCAGTGTTGCTCGTGCTCCTGTTCGTCGTTTCGATCTTCCTCCTGCTGGCACTTTACGAGGTGCCGGTCATCGTCTACGTTCGCTACTACGCGTTGTTACTTCTGGGCGATCTCGAGGAGTCGGTCGACCTCATTCCGGACCAACGAGCCGCCGTCAGAGCGACCGACGGGTGGAACGGACGGGATGCGTGGGACGACGATACAGGTGGGTCGCCGGACGATCTCCCGCCGGGTCGATCGAACGAACCTGAATCGGACTCCTGGGCTTCCGACGATACCGAGAGCGACGATTCCGGGTGGGGAGCGAGAGATTCGGATTCAGGACACGGTTGGGACACTGATGTCGGTGAT
This region includes:
- a CDS encoding DUF7544 domain-containing protein, whose protein sequence is MYAVDNLSDAIDVTRDFLTPVRKGTWLRLAVIVFFVSGIGLGMPFVPTGDEVAFEDETEGFEEFEAEFGVEVTMDDLYALAIAIGVIVFALWLVFTFVRAILEFVLVESLRSGDVRVRRWGKRHFSQALSLFGFILALSIIVGAAIAAPGYFAVSGADSLDDVSVSTMAALGLLAFGGWLFYAVVLRLTTEFVVPIMIEDAVGIRAGWKRFLSSLRSHPGEYAVYVVLATIISVIASIAIGILWVLSMIVLAIPFFLLVVLAFLLGPFAIPLAVLLVLLFVVSIFLLLALYEVPVIVYVRYYALLLLGDLEESVDLIPDQRAAVRATDGWNGRDAWDDDTGGSPDDLPPGRSNEPESDSWASDDTESDDSGWGARDSDSGHGWDTDVGDDRDGDSGHGWNSDPADESTDDENDSGGWGYRDDDR